The Anabaena sp. PCC 7108 region ACTGGCAATTTATATAGTAATTTATGGAAGCTGGCAAATTTAAACAGCTTCTTTTTTTGTAAAAAAAATAGCAACCCGATAGAAATTTTAAATCGGTTGTAACAAATGAAGATTTAAATAACAAATATAAAATTTATATAAAGTCTTTATTAAGATTTGATGAAGATTTTAATTTTTCTATAAACTTCAGGCGAAGATGTAGGAAAATTTCGGAATGAATCATAGTAGACTAAGATAAGAAGTGAAGAAATGTAGCGTTTTCTTTTAAGTTCTCTTGTGGAAAATTTCAGATTTATGACAATCTGCTGATGAGAAAATACTAGTGTTAGGCTAGTGTAAGAAATAGATAGTTTCCTTGCCTGATCTTAGCTACTTTTAGGCTTCAATCCTTAAAACAGGTTTTACCTCATTGTTGAGTTACTAAAACTCAACTTACTTAAATATTAGGATGTTCATATATAAACCTGTATGGCAGTGTTTAACAACATCCTTAAAATTAGAGCTACCACAAAGCTCCAAATTTTATGACTGTGAATTTCAACTAAGGGCAAATGGCTTTACAACATAATATGGTAGTTGCGCTAGGTATTAAGAAGGGCTAGAAATTCTGGCTTTTTAATATTCTAGGTGTGTTACTAAATACTGCTGTTTAATGGAAAACAGCTATCTTACTACATATTCTTCAAGGATGCTTACCACTGCTTATAAACCAATACTGTTAAGTTAAGGATAATTGTCGGTTGGTTAGAGCGACAGCCGAACCCAACACAGTCTTGAAGATGTTGGGTTATGCCTACGGCACGCTAAGAAAATGTTTCATTGCGATGCAACGCTGACGCGAACAACCCAACTTACACAATTTAATAGTTGTGGCTCTAATCTAACTTAACCGTATTTGCTTATAAACTATCTACTCCAGAAATTTTGGAGGGTAGTAAAAACCCAAACTCACATGATTTGCATCAGTTTTGTTGATGAAAATTACGCCGAATCAAAATTTTTTAATGTCGGATATTGATGGTTCAAAATTTGATTAGATTTTCAGCAAGCTAGGGGGGCAGAACGAGAATCTTAACTGCAAATCATGTCATAAATACTTAGTTAGCCTAAGTCCAGCTAATTAATTTTGCATCTGAATTTTATTAACAGATGTCAGGGATAAACTTGCCCAAATTTCACAACAATAGACGGCAACTGGTAAGAATTATGTCATTTTCTTCAAATCAAGACAAGGCTTTTGATATTTACGATATACACGAGAGCAAGTTTTTAACACCTTTTCAGCGAAAGGCACTGCTAAAAAACCTGCAATCTAATATACAACCCGAATATCGGCGACGAATTGAAATTATGTTGTTAGCAGATATGGGCAAATCTCAATCTCATATTTGTGAAATGATAGGTTGTTCTCAGGAAATGGCGCGGTATTGGATAGGTATAGCTGAGGCTGGTATGGCACATAAATGGAATGAGCGACCGATAGGTAGACCAAAGACTGTTAATCATCAATATATCGAACGGTTGAGGGAATTAGTAAGTAATAGTCCACGTGAATATGGCTATGCTTTTGGTTACTGGACTGCTCAATGGTTAAGTAAACATTTAGCGAAGGAATTGGGAATTGAAATTAGCGATCGCCACATTAACCGCTTACTTAAACAAATGGGACTTTCTACTAAACGGAAAAGTTCCCACCAACAAACAAATACTCAAACTCAAGATGCTGGCATCAAAATTGGCGATTTGCAATCTAGCTCTGAACCTAGTTTCCATTGGTCATTTAATTTGATTCAGACCAATAACTATTAGTGTTTTGGAGGTAAGGAAATGCCATCAGCGTTTTCTCGGTTACAGTTAGTTGAAGTCATCACCCAAACTTTGGGTGAGTCACTCTCAGCACAAGAACTTGAATATTGTGTTCAACAATTAGAAATTATCCAACCACCAATAGCCAAGCAGTTTTGGCAATCTACAACAGCAGCACCAGGAATTTATCTGGTTTTGTCTGGTAAAGTGCGGCTGTTAGATGGTTTGAATAATTTAATTTCCACTTGGACATCTGGTGCATCATTTGGGGAGTTGACGTTGTTTCCCGAACAGGAGTTTCGTTCTTATGTGGCTAGAGCTTCTGTTAATTTAAAGTTAGGTTATCTTCCCCAAGAGGTAATTGAGCAGTTTCCCGGTGTCAGCGATAGCTTGCTGATGAAGGCAGAAATCTGGGATACACTGATGCTATTCTGCCAGAATACTGCTATACCTCGCCATGAATCAGTAGAGGAGATGTTAAAAGCATTATCTTTGTTTGAAAGGCAAGATATAGGAACTGGTTTCCTAAACGCCAAAATCACCAAAGATATTAAGCTGTTGCTAGTGCGTAAGGGAACACTACAACATTCTCAAGGGCAAGTATTAATACCAGGTAAAATTTTTGTTAATTCCCAACAGGGAAGTTGGCAAGCAACCGAATCTGCGATCGCTTACATTCTCCGTCATGATCATTGGCTAACAGCACTAAAACACTGGCCGCAATTAGCAGAATTAATTAACAGTCCACAGTCTCTAGAAATTTCCATTCCCAAACCACCAAAGCTGAAAATTCCGAACAAAAGCCCTAATTTAATCCAATTTCCCCAATCAACAACCGAGACACAATCACAGCCGAAAAAACGCCAAGCTTACTTTCCTAGTCCTACTGTCACGGCGGGAAATTGGTGGCGCAAAGTTAGCAAACGTTATCCATTTTTTGAACAACAAAGCGCCTCTGATTGTGGTGCAGCTTGCTTAGTGATGATTAGTCGTTATTGGGGTAAAAACTTCAGTATTAATCGCTTGCGAGAACTTGCCAATGTTAACCGTGCTGGTGCATCAATGGGAAGTTTAACTACAGCGGCTGAAAGTATTGGCTTTGCTACTCGTCCAGTAAAAGCCAGCCTAGATAAATTAGCACAACAACCCCTACCAGCGATCGCACATTGGGAAGGTAAACATTATATCGTTGTCTATGAAATTACCCAAAAACGCGTAATTGTAGCTGATCCCGCTATCGGTCAACGCAACCTAACTATTGGCGAATTCAAAGCTGGTTGGACAGGTTATGCGTTGTTATTACAACCGACAAACTCACTCAAAGAAACCCCAGAATCTAATACAACCTTTTGGCAGTTATTTGATTTAGTTAAACCTCACTCTCAAGTACTTCTAGAAGTATTTGTGGCTTCGGTATTAATTCAAATCTTTGGACTGGTCACACCTTTATTTACTCAACTATTATTAGACCGAGTAATTGTCCAGGGTAGCACCATTACCTTAAACACCGTTGGTTTTGGGTTGCTAATTTTTGGCTTATTTCGTGTTGTCATCAATGGACTCAGACAATATTTACTAGACCACACAGCTAACCGGATTAGTGTAGCATTATTGGTAGGTTTTATTAAACATACATTTCGCCTACCTCTGTCATTCTTTGAGTCACGTTATGTTGGCGATATTGTCTCTCGTGTCCAAGAAAATCAAAAAATTCAGCGGTTTTTAACTGGGGAAGCATTATCTATTGTTTTAGATTTGCTGACCGTGTTTATTTATGTGGGATTGATGTTTTGGTACAGTCCACCTATGGCTTGGATGACCTTA contains the following coding sequences:
- a CDS encoding helix-turn-helix domain-containing protein: MSFSSNQDKAFDIYDIHESKFLTPFQRKALLKNLQSNIQPEYRRRIEIMLLADMGKSQSHICEMIGCSQEMARYWIGIAEAGMAHKWNERPIGRPKTVNHQYIERLRELVSNSPREYGYAFGYWTAQWLSKHLAKELGIEISDRHINRLLKQMGLSTKRKSSHQQTNTQTQDAGIKIGDLQSSSEPSFHWSFNLIQTNNY
- a CDS encoding ABC transporter transmembrane domain-containing protein, which codes for MPSAFSRLQLVEVITQTLGESLSAQELEYCVQQLEIIQPPIAKQFWQSTTAAPGIYLVLSGKVRLLDGLNNLISTWTSGASFGELTLFPEQEFRSYVARASVNLKLGYLPQEVIEQFPGVSDSLLMKAEIWDTLMLFCQNTAIPRHESVEEMLKALSLFERQDIGTGFLNAKITKDIKLLLVRKGTLQHSQGQVLIPGKIFVNSQQGSWQATESAIAYILRHDHWLTALKHWPQLAELINSPQSLEISIPKPPKLKIPNKSPNLIQFPQSTTETQSQPKKRQAYFPSPTVTAGNWWRKVSKRYPFFEQQSASDCGAACLVMISRYWGKNFSINRLRELANVNRAGASMGSLTTAAESIGFATRPVKASLDKLAQQPLPAIAHWEGKHYIVVYEITQKRVIVADPAIGQRNLTIGEFKAGWTGYALLLQPTNSLKETPESNTTFWQLFDLVKPHSQVLLEVFVASVLIQIFGLVTPLFTQLLLDRVIVQGSTITLNTVGFGLLIFGLFRVVINGLRQYLLDHTANRISVALLVGFIKHTFRLPLSFFESRYVGDIVSRVQENQKIQRFLTGEALSIVLDLLTVFIYVGLMFWYSPPMAWMTLAIVPPFVLLALVATPFLRRISREVFTAVTKENSYLIQSLSGISSIRSMAIEQTVRWRWEELLNNLTKKTFSGQVISNQLQILSSTIQSIASTVLLWFGAWLVIQNQLTIGQLVAFNMLLGNIIQPFQRLIVLWNQVQEVIVSTERINDVLEAEPEEDLSAQTRQILPSLRGRICFDNVTFRYHPESEINILENLNFEILPEQTVAVVGRSGSGKTTLSKLILGLYLPTDGRVLIDNQDVTSISLQSLRSQIGVVDQETFLFGGTIRENISIAHPEAGLEEIIEAAQLAGADEFIKRMAMGYETQIGEGGGMLSGGQRQRLAIARALLGNPRLLILDEATSHLDAESERIIQNNLKQILQGRTSLIIAHRLSTVRNADLILVLDRGVLVESGTHEALIAKRGHYFYLNQQQLAQTG